A window from Methylocystis sp. MJC1 encodes these proteins:
- a CDS encoding helix-turn-helix domain-containing protein yields the protein MTVLLMSCAEIDRLHVLRDVVAERISAWDAAQLLRVTPRQVFRFLKVHRTDGPSAKRGGKPSNRSYPQIVRAEALALIKANYADFGPTLAAEKLVERHGLYARVETVRRWMIAESLWRDRKQRLPSVHQPRHQRERVGELGQIDGSRDYWFENRGPECTLIAYIDDATSRIQHATKELQTHSG from the coding sequence ATGACGGTGTTGTTGATGAGCTGTGCGGAGATCGACCGGTTGCACGTTTTGCGGGATGTCGTTGCGGAGCGGATTTCAGCTTGGGATGCAGCGCAGTTGTTGCGCGTGACGCCGCGGCAGGTCTTTCGGTTTCTGAAGGTCCATCGGACGGACGGGCCATCGGCGAAGCGCGGCGGCAAGCCGAGCAACCGATCATATCCGCAAATCGTCAGGGCCGAAGCGTTGGCGCTCATCAAGGCCAACTACGCGGATTTTGGCCCGACGCTCGCGGCTGAGAAGTTGGTCGAGCGGCATGGGCTGTATGCACGCGTCGAGACTGTGCGGCGTTGGATGATAGCCGAGAGTCTTTGGAGAGACCGAAAGCAGCGCCTCCCTTCGGTTCATCAGCCCCGGCATCAGCGCGAGCGCGTCGGCGAACTCGGCCAGATCGACGGCTCGCGGGATTATTGGTTCGAGAACCGCGGCCCGGAATGCACGCTGATCGCTTATATCGACGACGCCACGAGCCGGATTCAGCACGCCACCAAGGAACTGCAGACACACTCCGGCTAA